The Spodoptera frugiperda isolate SF20-4 chromosome 25, AGI-APGP_CSIRO_Sfru_2.0, whole genome shotgun sequence genome includes the window GATGTCGTGTGTGATTGGTAGGATCTAgctcttaaattatttgtccGTATTTTACTGCAAATGTCTAGTGATAAATGGTGACATGAAATTGGTTAGGTAATTGATACAATTTGTTAATTTCTATACTGGTTTCCCGTTAAATTAGAAAATCAACAAACATCATAAAATCTGCTGTTAAACGGAAAATAAAATCGATTCTATAGATTTACATGATCACATAGTAATATTATAGTGAATTATTAAgtgtaattgaaattatttatttgtttaatgtgtaatgtatattatatacgtaTCTACGAACGTAATAAACGTAAGGACGAACAaccgctagatggcgctgtcGTCGGACTCCCAAGAAATGTTTTAATCTATACATGATTATGAACtaattaacgttttattttaatctagtCAGGCGCTAGACATccatttttttgagggcggggaactatttattttctttccgGGCGAGAGGAGGTGTCAGACctgtactgactaaaaactacttctttcctactcctgcttttcatgccggagtcccggtaacccgctaggtagtccgcagtggctgatatgatgatactGTTGGTTAAAGATGTTAACAACTTTTTTGGGTATAATCTACATATCTTTCAATGATCACCTTTACATATATTCCTAATGAAATGGCAATTAGTTCTAGTTGAAGATTGAGATAAcggaagataaaaataattataatcatttacAATGATTATTACCATGGGTCTTAGCCCTAATTTGGAAAATCCGCTTGAAACTTCTAGATTGAAATACCATTTCAATCTtatcattatttacataatattgtatttaaacaAATGTTGGCTAAAACATATATTGTAGTTTGTAATTAATCACGACAtatttcttaaaagaaaaaaggatAATATTCAGTTATCAACTCTAGATGAATTTAGATCCAATGTATCTACCACCTCTAGACTAACCTAACCATTCTTTAGAGGTCAAGTAAGAAACAGTCACATTTACAGTACCAATTATAATATATCCATAAAGGTTGAGATTACGGTCACGATCATAATCATATCCGAGAATTTAATTGCTCACAGTACGCGCTATCAAAATGCATCAACAATTTTCAATGcccacataaaaaaatatttaaaaaggaaAGCATCAACAATACGGTTAAAAGAAAGTACACGAAATAAGTCATTCAATGTAcgatattatctttattttaatgattaaatatCATTGTAAACATGAATTCGGTTATATCATTTaatctttttaatataatatcaacaGCTATGTTGATCGCGTCAAATTGTATCAGtattaaaatgataacaaaatcaACCTTGCACTTTTTAATGCGTTTTGATCGATATCCGTGCATAGATTATGAATGTGTACTATAATTATCCATTATTAAATTGGCATTAGTAATAAGTATGTTTGGATAAAAAATAACGGTGGTCCACTCACTCAATCAAGATTTGGTAGTAATGACACCGGTGATATCTAACTGATACGTACATATTATATAGCGTAAGGAACTCTAttgtttacataaaacattataactATGTCTGACTTTCTCAAACTTTCTTGTAACTAAGTAATGGGATACGAACAGATTAACGGTAGAAAGACTTGCTGAAGATTTAGACAACCATATTGTCTGAATTTGGATtaagtgtatttttgtaaagcttaacataataaaatcacaaaatcaaattaatgaGATCAGGAAACGTGACGTCCTATATGAAGTACTGATCATCTTCAAAGGAATATTGATGTAAATAAATAGGGcttcaatatacatattttattctgtagacattatgtataaatattgtagtaGCTGAGTCTAGTCACAATATTTGTCGAAGTACTACTACATGTATTGAAACTGCAGGTTTCCATTCGGCCAGACAAGGCTATACTTAGTTTTAAAGAATTCTTCACAcctttgattaaaattttcacgatgcatttttatttttaaattatactgcAGTCGAAACATACATAACGTTCAAGTGTATGCAATGTAAGAATTTTACGTAATCGGCTTTAACTTGATCCTTATATCATAATCATTGGCTTTAAATGTTCACAAATGCAGCAGTTTAATGTTTAGACTTGGTTAAATTGCTTTTATTGCATTGTAAAGTGCAACTATCCAGTTATCGACTGCTGTTAGCAAAATGTCTTTGcaataagtaatgtttatttaccaAATTAGACGTTTGTAAAATTAGCCAGCGTACGTCAAGGTTAAATCTCAATCCGCTTCAATTGAATTAGCTGCATTGTAAGTAACCATCTTCCAGTTTTGAAAAGTAACCtcgtttacatttttaaattagaatacAGTGgtattctaatttaaaaatgttgcttgtcataattattatgactacttattattataaactaatatCCACATTTAACACACTTGAAGTCTTATGTAGTATTAggtaataaaatctaataatatgtatgtaaaactaTAGTGATAACACGATTCATTAAGAACaagattaaaacaaaacataattgcCGTTAAAATTACGTCGTTAAATTCTACtatgttttgtaaaacattaagtAAGGTAgcaatttattgaaattttaatactACATAGATAGGAAATGAATTTGTTTCTAGtttaattcatttttgtatgttttagtgCCTACTTGGATATAGAACCGGTAACCGGAGCGTGTAAAAGGGCACTTGGGCTGTTCATACAtgtttttttgataaatatgtttttatgtacaGGGGTATCTGAAAGCGCTTGGTATGGCGCGTACAGCAGAAGTAAAGCGTGATGCTCGCATTGGTGAGGCCGAGGCACAAGCAGAAGCCAAGATAAAGGAAGCTATGGCTGAGGAACAACGCATGGCTGCCAGGTTCCTCAACGATACTGAAATCGCTAAGGCTCAGAGAGATTTCGAATTGAAGAAAGCCGCTTACGATGTTGAAGTTCAAACAAAGAAGGTACTAAAACaaattttgaaatatgtttttatcattgattatacaaagttattttttactttaaaactacaACGTCTAGTAGGTTTATTAGACCAATAACGCAATGTAATAAAATCGTGATAATATTAGTTTCTTCGTAAGTGTATTTGAAATTGAAGTTAAATTAAACACATGTTTAGGCTGAAGCAGAAATGGCCTACGAGCTCCAAGCGGCTAAAACGAAGCAACGCATCAAGGAAGAACAAATGCAAATCTCTGTTGTTGAACGTACTCAGGAAATTGCTGTACAGAAATGGGAAGTACAGCGAAAAGAAAAGGAATTAGACGCAACTGTGCGCAGGTATGCTATCCtagtactatttatttattaagctgTATTTTGGCAAAGTATTCGCCtccataaagtaaaatattctataaGAATACTGCTGATTTGGTTCAGTGCGCTttatacgagtttgttttatgtttaacgagatcgaaacgaaaccGCATTCatcactctgattggttggttttgtggagctggccaatcacagcgccgaacgcggcatcgtttcgattttgttgattgtaaaacaaactcgtactaaatcCTCAGGACGTAGGTGTGGGAGGTTATAAAGAAAAACCCTTGCTAaagtttaggtacctacttactcgCTTATCCTTGATGCGTGGGTTTAGTCACGTTGTCCTTTAGTTCACAACTTTCTCATAGGGCTTACCAAGAAAATGTGAGCAATATACATTGTATAACCTCAATGTTGTAGTTTTCCccatttattgtaataattgacTATACGATTTTCCTCGAAGGCAGTAACGATAGGTGCTTGTTTTGCAAATTTTGaggaaattaataaacttttagATTTTCCTTCCTTCATGCAATTAAATACAATTGTTAAcgtgtttttattgttaaatattaatcaTTGTTTTCAGCACACTTCGTATCTTTGATATTTGGCTTCTTTCGCTGAtcttaatcattatttaatgtGTTACGCAGGCCTGCAGAAGCAGAAAAGTTCAAGCTGGAGAAACTAGCTGAGGCTCACAAGCTAAAAACTGTTCTTGAGGCTGAGGCGGAAGCCGAGGCTGTGAAAGTCCGTGGAGAGGTAAGCCAATGCttatacatcatcatcatcatcgtcataagccgaaagacgtccactgctgcaaaggtctcccccttagtcctctacGTAGTACGACAGCCGCCAATCGATCGATCGACAGCATATACATCAATGATGTTTTATTATTCGCAATGCATTAGTAACGTGTGTTGTTATCTCTGACGATACAAACGCTGTCACTCTTTATGCACACAATGTCAGATAGTAGAAAATGATAACACTACAAAAGTGCTGAATTTTTGTAAACTACTTCTGTACATTGTTTTGAAAGATTAGGCGGATAATTAATTTGATGGACGTATCTCTGATTTGAGGTGGCATTAGCGCCTTAAATGCGATTATGATATGttatatcttatttattatttactttctgtctacgacttcgcccgcgttacCAAGATAATGATTATTCCATGTGTTAATTCAAATTACAATCTACTTCATCGGAAAccgtctaatttttttttgtgaaataatacgaaattggaattgtgcccagtatatggcgatagggtcaccctctattacatgggacttataacacaaataatgtaaagtgggtgtacattgtacagtgtcattatgtgccttaatgtgcacctctgcctaccccttcagggataaaaaagcgtgacgttgtgttgtaaaaacaaacatacatccgtacatcctcacaaactttaacatttatgaAATCAGTAGAAAGGATATTCATGATTTGTTTCTGTAGGCGGAGGCATATGCTATCAAGGCGAAGGCGATCGCTGATGCGGAACAAATGGCTAAGAAAGCGGAGGCGTGGAAAGAGTATGGCTCAGCTGCCATGGTTGACATGATGCTCGAGACTTTACCTAAGGTGAGTACCTACCGACGTCATAACGTTTTAATTGTTCTCATATCGCTTTCCTAttatgtgtaattaattttcaataggCAGATTTGCTTGCTGTGTGCTCTCTACTAGAGTGGTAAACAGTATTCAGTAATTAATCAATCTTGGAagttatgaaattaaaacaacaaaatcgttactataaaaaaaaatatatttatcaataatgttattctacaaataattatttacgtataaaaatatacattgttttgttagttaattaataCTGGTATTAAGAAGTGTCGTTTGACTGGATGGAAACAACTGATCACATTTTCTGTTCAGGTGGCTGCCGAGGTAGCTGCTCCGTTATCACAAGCCCGTAAAGTCACGATGGTCTCCTGCGGCGGCGGTGAGGTCGGCGCTGCCAAACTCACCGGAGAAGTCCTCAATATCGTACAATGTATCCCCGAACTTGTCAAGGGAGTCACCGGAGTCGACATCTCCAAGGTAAGAAGGCACATATTAGTCACATAAAGCTTTAATACTTTCAAGTTAACAACTGCGAACTGATAAAATAGAgtgtattttatcatttttgtatGGCACAATTTTCTTGTAATTCACAGCACACTATCTGTTCTTCTGtgttatgaatattaaatttgCAATGTGGTATAAGGGTTCATGTTTTATGTGACACTAAACTATTGTTAATATGTTACGTTCTCTCGTATCGTGTCATTAGGCTATGAAGTTACGTAGATAAGTATATAATCGATTCTATAAACTAGTTTTCTAGCTGCACTTTATACTCGACGTGAGATAAGTAAGAACCTGAAACAACAAGACAtgaaataagtttcataaaCAGTAAAGAAGCTATTTTTATCAGACAGATAGTTTCCTCTcacgtatattattataattatattgtctgtTCGCTGTTCATTTGTTCTcgtaacacacacacatacatctAGGTCCATTGTTTATTAACAATTAGTTAAAAGAAGgtgtaaagaataaaatatttctttcagtCAATGTTGAGTTATGTTATCGAGtcgtaatttatattatttgtatttaatactaGTTACTCCCGCGCAGTTTCACTCGCTCTACCCTGCTCCTAAAGCTCGAAGTTTgctgttttatagcctatagcctttttcaataaatgcactatccaatacaataataattattccaaTCGAACCAGTAATTCCAGATTTATGCTCGTTCAAAAAAACCAACTATAACCATCAAAGTATAGGTTTACTTTTGGCTCTGAACTTTGGTTTTTGGtccttaaaataattttccttataCGATTC containing:
- the LOC118265191 gene encoding flotillin-1 isoform X1, producing MTWGFVTCGPNEALVVSGCCYSKPLLVPGGRAFVWPAIQSVQRISLNTMTLQVESPTVYTSQGVPISVTGIAQVKIQGQNAEMLLSACEQFLGKSEQEIQHIALVTLEGHQRAIMGSMTVEEIYKDRKIFSKKVFEVASSDLINMGITVVSYTLKDIRDEEGYLKALGMARTAEVKRDARIGEAEAQAEAKIKEAMAEEQRMAARFLNDTEIAKAQRDFELKKAAYDVEVQTKKAEAEMAYELQAAKTKQRIKEEQMQISVVERTQEIAVQKWEVQRKEKELDATVRRPAEAEKFKLEKLAEAHKLKTVLEAEAEAEAVKVRGEAEAYAIKAKAIADAEQMAKKAEAWKEYGSAAMVDMMLETLPKVAAEVAAPLSQARKVTMVSCGGGEVGAAKLTGEVLNIVQCIPELVKGVTGVDISKAVVEPPTLPTPTARGDSARKQR
- the LOC118265191 gene encoding flotillin-1 isoform X2, whose amino-acid sequence is MTWGFVTCGPNEALVVSGCCYSKPLLVPGGRAFVWPAIQSVQRISLNTMTLQVESPTVYTSQGVPISVTGIAQVKIQGQNAEMLLSACEQFLGKSEQEIQHIALVTLEGHQRAIMGSMTVEEIYKDRKIFSKKVFEVASSDLINMGITVVSYTLKDIRDEEGYLKALGMARTAEVKRDARIGEAEAQAEAKIKEAMAEEQRMAARFLNDTEIAKAQRDFELKKAAYDVEVQTKKAEAEMAYELQAAKTKQRIKEEQMQISVVERTQEIAVQKWEVQRKEKELDATVRRPAEAEKFKLEKLAEAHKLKTVLEAEAEAEAVKVRGEAEAYAIKAKAIADAEQMAKKAEAWKEYGSAAMVDMMLETLPKVAAEVAAPLSQARKVTMVSCGGGEVGAAKLTGEVLNIVQCIPELVKGVTGVDISKGVRAL